The sequence TACAATTCATCAGTACTCTAGAAGAGGGTGCCTGTTAGGAGAACCAAGGGCGACCGGGCGGAGGTTTGTTGGCCTCATCCTAAAAATGTGGCCAAAAGAGTAGTCGAGTAACAAGAACTCCGCCTCTATCCTACTTTGAGACAGCACCGCGAAAGGAATCACCACTCAATATCTCCGTCCCCGAAAAAAGCCTTTAATTCTAAAAACCGTAACCCAGGTCAGTGTgataagaaaaaatcaaaatagggAGGAGGAGCCCTGACACCCAGACTACTGCAGCATCGCCACCAACTGGGGGCGTGGGGACACTCACCTTGGAATCCGGCAGGCTGAAGACGCTGGGGTCATCGGTGCTCCCCACCATGATCTTATGTTCCTTGCCCGGGGCATGGCCGCCGGCGCCCTCGGCGCGCGCAGCCTTGGCGCCGTGGCGCTCCCCGGCCACCCGGTCGCTAGTGGTGTTTCCCATGGCGGTGCAGCTCGAGTCGGGGGCCACCTGCGTGCGGAACAACACGGGGCTAGGGACACCCCGGCGGTCGCGTCTGGGGagcccctggccccgcccctgcgTCTGGGGACCCGGGCAAGGGAATCCCCGCCCCAGGAAAGCCGCGCGCAGGGGAGCCCGCCCTCTCTCCCTGGCCGCCAGGAACCCCCGGAACCCCCAATCCCCCTAGTTGCCCGCTGCTCAAGAAACCCGCTTTCGGAAACTCCCCCGCACCCTCCGCGCTCACTGCCCAGGGGCGCTCCCACCCCAATCACCTCCCGCGATGCTCTGCCTCCTCCCGGGACCAATGGTGCGATGGATGTTCTGCGGCTAAGGCCAccaataaagttattgaaattgAAGCCACGCCCCGGGCTAGCGACCCGGGTTTCCTCCTAAAATGGCTACAAGGCCAGAGACGCGGGGTCGCCCCGCGCGCGTTCCCTGCGGCCGCGCCGCTGCAGCGCTCGGGGCCCGCCGGCCTCTCTAGCCACCGTCGCCTCGATGGTGGGCAGCCGCGCGCAGCCTTCAGCGCCAGACGGGGGCGCCGGTTCCGCAATCCACCGCGTGCGGGGCCAGGACTGCTTCGCTGGCGAGACTGCGCCGAGATCTTTGGTTGCTTGAGCCTCAGGGATTGCCATCGGGTGGGGACGGTCACCGAAGGACACGGGGTCCCCTCACGGGCTCTGGTGCGCACCCGGTGGAGCGGCATTGCTTTTTTCCCCgctccctcacctggcctcagGTTCGCCAGACGTTTTCATTTTGTAGCGTCTTTTCGACAGGCATCCCGGAGAGGTGAGTTCCTATAGGAATAAGAAAACGGACTTGCACCTGAAAGCTAAGGAAGTAGTAGTGGTAATTGCTCGAGGTTAAAACTAAGTGCTATGGGGAGCAGATAGCCTTACTGGGTCCCCAGGGAACAGGGAATAATTAGgagataaatcttttttttaaaaaaaaattttgtttatttttgactgcattgggtctatcgttgctgcgcacgagctttctctagttgcggcgagcgggggctactctttgttgtggtgctcaggcttctcattgtggtggcttctcttgttgcggagcaagggctctaggcgcacgggcttcagtagctgtggctcttcggctgtagagcgcaggcttagtagttgtggtgcacgggcttagttgctccgcggcatgtgggatcttcccagaccagggatcgaacccatgtcccctgaattggcaggcagatttttaaccactgcgccaccagggaagtcccaggagataAATCTTGACAAATTGTTAAAATTAGTataaggagaaggagaaagctaTTCTAGGCTAAGAAACAGCACTTGCAGTGAGCAAccccagaagaaatgaaattcaagAAAGAGAGCAACGGAACCATCAGAAGGAATACTTAGGTAGAAAAGGGCAACGACAGTCTTGTTGGAGCAGATTCAGGTTTCTACTGATAATTAATGGGACTTATGTGGTATTTACTAATTCTTACTTTGCATTATGATTATATGCATGTCTCATTACCTACTAGAAACCCTTGTCACTCAGCATGTGTTATAGTGACCAGCAGCatgggcatcacctgggagcttgttagaaatgctgaGTCTGAGGCCCCATCCTACAGAATCagattctgcattttaacaaatccCCAAGGGAATGTGTATACACATTAAAGTGTAAGAACCACTGCATTGACTACTGGCAGAGAGCAAATCTAGGTTTGATTCTTCATGTTCTTGCATGCACCTTGTACAGAGTAAACATTTGCAGAATGAAGGGTACATGAATACTGTTTACTACATTTATAACAGGATAATTGCACTTAGTCTTAAACACAGCCAGTAATGGGGAACCCCAAGTCACACAAGGCCACCTTTTCTGAATGAGCAGCTCTATTTGTTGAAAAGTTCGTTTTATATTAAGTTGAAAACCCATCCACTTAAGTCCAACAAATCCTCTGCTCCCCCTTTTGTTTTTGCTCTGCCCCTAATAAACTCAGTTATTCTGTAGCTCTTAACCAAAGACAGTTTGCAGAAAAAAAGGTACATTTTTTTTACTGCAACCTTTTGCTCACCCCTCCAAAATCATTACTGTCTAGTTACCTCCTTCTTGGATAATCTTACCCCCCCCCTTATTCCCCGAGTTCCTTTCAATCTTTCTACAGGACTCTGAAGCAAGGTCCTTGAAGGACTAATACAATAAACATTAACTTGTGTACTGTTCAGCTTTCTAGCCCCAGGGTGGTTTCTCCATGCCAAGTAATATGTCCCCAgtatgtatttacttacaagCGTCAAATCAGCATAGGAGGAGCAAATCTGCTTTGGGGATTATTCATGACACTGTTCTGTtctaataacatttataaatcGGTCAGTAGTTAATAATAAAAGTCAGCTTTGCATATTGTGTATTTTAGACATAAGACAAAAGTAATTTGACACTGTAGGAAGGATTAATTGCTTCTCCCTAGtcccatgtttgtttgttttttccttatacTCAGGAAAGACTAGGTAAAGAAACATGATCTCTTAACCAACGCCAGTATAATTTCTCTCTTCAGACTTAATGCTGTTGCCCCAGTGTCCTATCCTTCCTtctagagggaaggaaaagaagaaggtaaTAGGCAAAATAATTGGTGGGGGTTCTCTTGATGTTACTGTATCTCAGATGTCATTGCCACTCGTCTCCTCAGATAAGCCATTCTGCCTGATAAACTGAGGAGAATAATGGAGAGCATGGGAGGCTTCACAACACAGTACACTTTTATGCATGCTGCTAAAAGTGTCCTACTTCCTCTGAGAGGTGAGGATGGGGGAATGGGGGAAGAATATATCGATTTTACAGAACTGGATGACAGGTTAGATTCGGCATCTGGAGCTTTACTTTCCTGTCTCTGCTCCCCAGTTTGCATCCCCACTTGTGATCAGGAATGAGTGTGACATCTCATCTTGGTGATTTCCATTTCAAAAACAATCTGatcttttttataaagttaaacatatacctaaCATGCAGTTTAGTAAtcccactcttaggtatttattCAAGTGATATAAAGACAggttcacacaaaaacatgtacataaatatttatttgtacaaAACATATGTGGCTTCACTCATTTTCACCCCAAAAGGTAAACAACACAAGTGTCTTTTGCCTGGTAAatctataaacaaaatgtggtatagccataaatggaatactgctcagcaatgaaaaggattAAACTCTTGAtacacacaacatggatgaatatcaGATGCATTATgggaagtgaaagaagccagagtctatttacatgacattctggaaaaagcaagacTTAGGgtcagaaaacagatcagtgctTTCCAGGAGTTGAAGGTGGGAAGAGGTGTTGACTACAAAGGGGCCTTAGGAAATTTGGGGGAGTTATAGAATacttctgtatcttgattgtaatGGTGTTATGCATCTGTCAAAACTtacagaactgtacactaaaaagggtgattttattttatgaacattatacctcaataaaaaataaaaacaatttaatactatttaaaatatcAGCTTTAGGAAGAGGAATGATACAAGTTTATACACAAAAGAGACTACTCAACCATTGtggaaagtaattatttttaaaaacaaataccattgatattaattttttccacctttattgaggtataatgataaaatt comes from Delphinus delphis chromosome 1, mDelDel1.2, whole genome shotgun sequence and encodes:
- the PRKAB2 gene encoding 5'-AMP-activated protein kinase subunit beta-2 isoform X1; translation: MPLHRVRTRAREGTPCPSVTVPTRWQSLRLKQPKISAQSRQRSSPGPARGGLRNRRPRLALKAARGCPPSRRRWLERPAGPERCSGAAAGNARGATPRLWPCSHFRRKPGSLARGVASISITLLVALAAEHPSHHWSREEAEHRGRWPPTRAAPPWETPLATGWPGSATAPRLRAPRAPAAMPRARNIRSWWGAPMTPASSACRIPSHNDFVAILDLPEGEHQYKFFVDGQWVHDPSEPVVTSQLGTINNLIHVKKSDFEVFDALKLDSMESSETSCRDLSSSPPGPYGQEMYVFRSEERFKSPPILPPHLLQVILNKDTNISCDPALLPEPNHVMLNHLYALSIKDSVMVLSATHRYKKKYVTTLLYKPI
- the PRKAB2 gene encoding 5'-AMP-activated protein kinase subunit beta-2 isoform X2 produces the protein MPLHRVRTRAREGTPCPSVTVPTRWQSLRLKQPKISAQSRQRSSPGPARGGLRNRRPRLALKAARGCPPSRRRWLERPAGPERCSGAAAGNARGATPRLWPCSHFRRKPGSLARGVASISITLLVALAAEHPSHHWSREEAEHRGRWPPTRAAPPWETPLATGWPGSATAPRLRAPRAPAAMPRARNIRSWWGAPMTPASSACRIPSHNDFVAILDLPEGEHQYKFFVDGQWVHDPSETFPAHPQGLMVKKCMCFDQRRDSNPHPSCLLTFSKLFLTRTLIYLVIQPCSPSPIMLC